From one Marinobacter sp. LV10MA510-1 genomic stretch:
- a CDS encoding DUF6701 domain-containing protein, translating into MAGTYISTGANTTLRGIGGACGGLYATGYVTLGADNSIGAAGCGAPSAVDTDIDHYQIIHDGKGLTCDPETVTINACTNAYDGSCTLSRETVTLDVTATGSGSVTDRIRFTGTGTARIPYTFAESAILSLANASIAAANPTVCFNGSIISCDLVFAESGFSLTISNHISGQEVQASILAVKTDEEDPGQCVPAFTGKKDIEFNTVHQNPSTGTLAVESGGDLLSGHRLALDFDSTGAARFPIQYKDVGRVLLKARYEGAGEDAGLVMLGEGTFVARPDHFELAIPGNKAATSVQDGTAFVAAGQDFEIRVSSINALGDVTANFGRETLAESVQLKTALVAPADGGSPPLAGAFGAFGEDCSGNAASGGRACGQFQWPEVGIVSIMPSLLSGRYLGTADVVGDQVAHVGRFIPDWFNIVVAEHGEVEPYCTASTAFAYMGQNLHWKTGVQPMLTLEAWNASGDVTRNYTLGNFQRLLATDLVRTAGSSDVTAFDAAGNLFPVSTTLELGGCQSLAAAGYSIYFRSMTRSPTAKPPNPVSCHWLRTIALS; encoded by the coding sequence AGAGGTATTGGTGGTGCTTGTGGGGGTCTGTACGCCACTGGGTACGTCACATTAGGCGCAGATAACTCAATTGGAGCGGCTGGTTGTGGGGCTCCATCAGCCGTAGACACAGACATAGACCACTATCAAATCATTCACGATGGCAAGGGTCTGACCTGCGATCCAGAAACCGTCACCATCAACGCCTGTACCAATGCCTATGACGGTTCTTGCACACTCAGCCGTGAAACCGTAACGCTAGACGTTACTGCAACGGGTTCTGGTTCGGTCACTGATCGTATCCGCTTTACCGGCACAGGCACTGCCCGCATTCCCTATACCTTCGCTGAGTCAGCCATTTTGTCGCTAGCAAATGCATCCATAGCCGCAGCGAACCCAACCGTCTGTTTTAATGGCAGTATAATCAGTTGCGACTTGGTTTTTGCTGAATCCGGCTTCTCTCTGACTATTTCGAATCATATTTCTGGCCAGGAGGTTCAAGCGTCGATTCTGGCTGTTAAAACCGATGAAGAGGATCCTGGCCAGTGCGTGCCAGCGTTTACCGGTAAAAAAGACATCGAGTTCAACACTGTGCACCAGAACCCGTCAACAGGAACGCTAGCGGTTGAAAGCGGCGGCGATTTGCTAAGCGGCCATAGGCTGGCGCTGGATTTTGATAGCACAGGCGCAGCCCGTTTTCCGATTCAGTACAAAGATGTGGGCCGTGTTTTGCTGAAGGCTCGGTACGAGGGTGCCGGTGAAGACGCGGGGCTGGTGATGCTCGGTGAAGGTACTTTTGTGGCTCGCCCGGATCATTTCGAGCTAGCCATACCGGGGAACAAGGCCGCAACTTCCGTGCAGGATGGCACTGCTTTTGTGGCTGCCGGTCAGGATTTTGAAATTCGGGTATCGTCAATCAACGCTCTTGGCGATGTGACGGCCAATTTTGGCCGGGAAACCTTGGCTGAATCTGTCCAGCTGAAGACAGCGCTGGTGGCCCCTGCCGATGGCGGCTCGCCGCCGTTAGCCGGTGCGTTTGGTGCGTTCGGTGAGGATTGCAGCGGTAATGCGGCCAGCGGGGGCAGGGCCTGCGGCCAGTTTCAGTGGCCCGAGGTGGGTATTGTCAGCATTATGCCATCGCTCCTGAGCGGCCGTTATCTGGGCACTGCCGATGTAGTCGGAGACCAGGTTGCGCACGTGGGCCGTTTTATCCCAGACTGGTTCAATATTGTGGTTGCTGAACACGGTGAGGTAGAGCCTTATTGCACGGCTTCCACGGCTTTTGCTTACATGGGACAGAATCTGCACTGGAAAACAGGCGTGCAACCGATGTTGACATTGGAAGCCTGGAACGCCAGCGGCGACGTGACCCGCAATTACACACTGGGCAATTTTCAACGCTTGTTGGCCACTGATCTGGTGCGCACTGCGGGGAGCTCGGATGTTACGGCCTTTGATGCTGCGGGCAATCTTTTCCCGGTATCTACAACTCTGGAACTGGGGGGGTGTCAGTCATTGGCCGCGGCCGGTTACAGTATCTATTTTCGCTCGATGACGAGATCACCTACAGCAAAACCACCCAATCCCGTGTCCTGCCACTGGCTCCGGACTATCGCATTGAGTTGA
- a CDS encoding DUF6701 domain-containing protein, producing MELTGLADADDVSSPQLSVAIAPKFPLEMRYGRLQMENVYGLETSDLKMPFQAEFYTSSGFIINSADGCWSYNTVADVALDQSNLSGGNTSVIGTSGTLLAGAAEEDEQLILKAPGANNQGDVIATFAVPLWLQGDWNQDGFLENPQATATFGVYRGNDRVIYWREVLNN from the coding sequence ATTGAGTTGACCGGGCTGGCAGATGCCGACGACGTCTCTTCGCCGCAACTGTCCGTGGCGATTGCCCCAAAGTTCCCGCTTGAAATGCGCTATGGCCGCTTGCAGATGGAAAATGTCTACGGACTGGAAACTTCCGACCTGAAAATGCCATTCCAGGCCGAGTTCTACACCTCCAGTGGCTTTATCATCAATAGCGCGGATGGGTGCTGGTCTTACAACACGGTGGCGGATGTCGCGTTAGACCAGAGTAATCTCAGCGGCGGCAACACATCTGTAATCGGAACATCCGGAACCCTCCTGGCAGGTGCTGCAGAGGAAGATGAGCAACTCATTCTGAAGGCGCCGGGCGCCAACAACCAGGGCGATGTGATTGCTACCTTCGCGGTGCCGCTGTGGCTACAGGGCGACTGGAATCAGGATGGCTTTCTGGAAAATCCCCAAGCCACCGCCACCTTCGGCGTCTACCGAGGTAACGACCGCGTTATCTACTGGCGCGAAGTGCTGAACAACTGA
- a CDS encoding BLUF domain-containing protein: protein MLFLDGYFVQVLEGEPFRVQERFAIIAADPRHEDVQLRAVSRVQTRLFPDQWMALRLQSKIDSRRFEEIGYLPGLPAAHFDAATVLRFVQACCADLELQST from the coding sequence CTGCTGTTCCTGGACGGCTATTTCGTGCAGGTACTCGAAGGCGAACCGTTTCGAGTGCAGGAACGCTTTGCGATCATTGCCGCCGACCCACGGCACGAGGACGTGCAGCTGCGTGCTGTTTCCCGGGTGCAGACCCGGCTATTTCCCGACCAGTGGATGGCGTTGCGGCTGCAAAGCAAGATCGACAGCCGTCGCTTCGAAGAAATAGGCTATCTCCCGGGCCTGCCCGCTGCGCACTTTGACGCTGCAACCGTGCTCAGATTCGTGCAAGCCTGCTGCGCCGATTTGGAATTGCAGTCAACATAA
- a CDS encoding BCCT family transporter, giving the protein MGNIVKDDYQTDYVVGQDNIEKFGFDIHNVVFPVTALLIVLFVVGTLIFPTASGELLASAKNGAIATFDWVFLLSANFFVLLCLALIVMPVSKIRIGGQDAKPEFSRISWFSMLFAAGMGIGLMYWAVAEPVAYLTDWYGTPLGVEPNTPEAARLAMGATMYHWGMHPWAIYAIVGLSLAFFTYNKGFPLTIRSAFFPILGDRVWGWPGNVIDIIAVLSTIFGLATSLGFGAQQAAAGLAFLFPEAIEGGLNVQVGIIAGVTAVATLSVIRGIDGGVKLLSNINMIIAGLLLTFVFFAGATLGIIEQMWITTASYVGNMLPLSNPFGREEDTTWFHGWTVFYWAWWISWSPFVGMFIARVSKGRTVREFVISVLLVPTVITIVWMSTFGGSALAQIEAGVGTLASEGLTDVSLAMFQMLENIPFTAITSFMAIMLVLVFFVTSSDSGSLVIDSITSGGRIDAPKTQRIFWAVTEGMIAGVLLFVGGADALSALQAGAVSVGLPFTFVLLAMSYSLMKGLNHERRLLIAEGKMT; this is encoded by the coding sequence GTGGGCAACATTGTTAAAGACGATTATCAAACCGACTATGTGGTAGGACAAGACAACATCGAGAAGTTTGGTTTTGACATACACAACGTTGTGTTCCCGGTGACAGCGCTGCTTATCGTCCTGTTTGTCGTAGGAACACTGATTTTCCCCACAGCATCAGGGGAGTTGCTTGCTAGCGCCAAAAACGGTGCTATCGCAACTTTCGACTGGGTCTTTCTGCTCAGCGCAAACTTTTTCGTTCTTCTGTGTCTCGCTCTGATCGTCATGCCGGTCAGTAAAATCCGTATAGGCGGTCAGGACGCCAAGCCGGAATTCTCCCGGATCTCCTGGTTTTCGATGCTGTTTGCGGCCGGCATGGGCATTGGCCTGATGTACTGGGCCGTGGCCGAGCCGGTGGCTTACCTCACCGACTGGTATGGCACCCCGCTGGGCGTTGAGCCCAATACGCCGGAAGCCGCGAGGTTGGCCATGGGTGCGACCATGTACCACTGGGGCATGCATCCCTGGGCAATCTACGCCATCGTAGGTCTTTCCCTGGCATTCTTCACCTATAACAAGGGCTTTCCCCTGACGATCCGTTCGGCTTTCTTCCCGATCCTGGGTGACCGTGTCTGGGGCTGGCCTGGCAACGTCATCGATATCATTGCGGTTCTGTCAACCATCTTCGGTCTTGCCACCTCCCTTGGTTTTGGTGCCCAGCAAGCAGCAGCCGGTCTGGCCTTTTTGTTTCCCGAAGCGATCGAGGGCGGTCTCAACGTTCAGGTCGGCATCATTGCCGGTGTTACGGCCGTTGCCACCCTTTCCGTCATTCGCGGTATTGACGGCGGCGTAAAGCTGTTGAGTAACATCAATATGATCATTGCTGGCCTATTGCTGACGTTTGTCTTCTTCGCAGGTGCAACCCTCGGAATCATAGAGCAGATGTGGATCACTACTGCGTCCTACGTTGGCAACATGCTGCCCCTGAGCAACCCCTTCGGTCGTGAAGAAGATACCACCTGGTTCCATGGCTGGACGGTGTTCTACTGGGCATGGTGGATCTCCTGGTCACCCTTCGTCGGTATGTTTATCGCCCGGGTCTCCAAGGGGCGCACGGTTCGCGAGTTCGTAATTTCGGTTTTGTTGGTCCCCACCGTGATCACTATTGTCTGGATGAGCACCTTTGGTGGCAGCGCCCTGGCGCAAATTGAGGCAGGCGTGGGTACGCTTGCGAGCGAAGGCTTGACTGACGTGTCTTTGGCCATGTTTCAGATGCTTGAAAATATCCCCTTTACCGCGATTACTTCCTTCATGGCCATAATGCTGGTTCTGGTGTTTTTCGTGACATCATCGGACTCAGGTTCGCTGGTTATCGACAGTATCACCTCTGGCGGTAGAATCGATGCCCCCAAAACCCAGCGTATTTTCTGGGCGGTTACGGAGGGCATGATTGCAGGTGTATTGCTGTTTGTGGGCGGCGCAGATGCCTTGAGCGCGCTGCAAGCCGGCGCGGTCAGTGTTGGTCTGCCGTTCACCTTCGTGCTGTTGGCGATGAGCTATAGCTTGATGAAAGGGTTGAACCATGAGCGCCGCCTGCTGATTGCAGAAGGCAAAATGACGTAA
- a CDS encoding alpha-L-glutamate ligase-like protein: MGWISPFTLNRLGMLNMNRRNVDYIARYNDRSSYPLVDNKLKTKLVVAEYGVKTPRLLQIVSQQHEISHFRELSADLAGFAIKPAKGSGGKGITVVTGRDGDEFVKASGARIGVDVLERHLTNILAGLYSLAGASDVAIVENLVQSTPDLARYSFQGVPDIRIIVFQGYPVMAMLRLATKASDGKANLHQGAVGVGLDIGTGKSLNAVQFNRPILLHPDTGLSLGNIHIVAWDEMLEMASRCYEATGLGYMGVDLVVDVDEGPLLLELNARPGLAIQMANGCGLLPRLRAIENLKRPHFTPGDRARFAMEEFHKR, translated from the coding sequence ATGGGCTGGATATCACCGTTTACGCTGAACCGCCTAGGCATGCTGAACATGAACCGGCGCAATGTAGACTATATTGCCCGCTACAACGATCGGTCCTCCTACCCTCTGGTCGACAACAAGCTTAAAACCAAATTGGTGGTGGCTGAATACGGTGTAAAAACACCGCGCCTTTTGCAGATTGTTAGCCAACAACACGAAATTTCCCACTTCCGTGAACTGTCTGCGGATTTGGCCGGCTTTGCCATAAAGCCTGCCAAGGGTTCTGGGGGTAAGGGCATCACCGTCGTCACCGGGCGCGATGGCGACGAATTCGTCAAAGCCTCCGGCGCCCGTATTGGCGTAGATGTACTTGAACGACACCTGACCAACATTCTGGCGGGGCTGTATTCGCTGGCAGGCGCCTCTGACGTGGCCATTGTCGAAAACCTGGTGCAGTCCACACCGGATCTGGCGCGCTATTCGTTTCAGGGCGTACCAGACATCCGCATTATTGTGTTTCAAGGCTACCCGGTAATGGCCATGCTGCGGCTTGCCACCAAAGCGTCAGACGGCAAGGCCAACCTACATCAGGGAGCTGTAGGCGTAGGACTAGACATCGGCACAGGGAAAAGTCTGAACGCGGTTCAGTTCAATCGCCCCATTCTTCTGCACCCGGACACCGGCTTATCTTTGGGCAATATCCATATTGTCGCCTGGGATGAAATGCTGGAAATGGCCTCCCGCTGCTATGAAGCGACCGGGCTAGGCTATATGGGCGTAGACCTGGTGGTGGATGTGGACGAAGGCCCGCTGCTGTTGGAGTTGAACGCGCGCCCCGGGTTGGCCATTCAAATGGCCAACGGCTGCGGCCTACTGCCGCGCTTGCGTGCCATTGAAAATCTGAAACGCCCCCACTTCACCCCCGGTGACCGCGCTCGCTTTGCAATGGAAGAATTTCACAAGCGCTAG
- a CDS encoding inactive transglutaminase family protein, producing the protein MSTRSRTPFYIAIFLIIATGISLAVWRHIELGIPWLTGEQRPVWMVEARVDFDATGGSVTAALNVPDQPPGFHTLSELAASPGYGFSILEQGGTRRAEWTKRDVTGPQTLYYKVQLIPDPDVRSLPAKVKPVARTVFWEEPEATAVREILEQARQRSSNPQSMTRELIRLMQPDTGTQNTTLLIAGENYLDLLVDMLNFSGIPARAADGLKLEDARRRQPLLAFLQIHTGEKWLTFDPRTAEQGVPEDLLLWRQGSASLLDVVGGANSEISFSMLRQTIPAIQLAAMQSKETGLGFLSFYELPIEEQGMFRMLLLLPLGALVVAFMRMLIGIRTSGTFMPVLIAVAFVQTTLIPGLVAFLSVVAIGLLMRSYLSSLNLLLVSRISALIILVIFITAGLSVVGYQMGFNTGMTVTFFPMVIIAWTIERMSILWEEEGAREVMRQGSGSLFVAICAYLLMSAPLAGHLTFNFPELHLVILGLILLMGNYTGYKLSELRRFTPMKVYD; encoded by the coding sequence ATGAGTACCCGATCGCGCACGCCCTTTTACATCGCGATTTTTCTGATTATTGCCACCGGCATTTCCCTGGCCGTATGGCGCCACATTGAACTGGGGATTCCCTGGCTGACCGGCGAACAGCGGCCGGTGTGGATGGTCGAGGCGCGGGTGGATTTTGACGCCACAGGCGGCTCCGTAACAGCGGCACTGAACGTGCCCGATCAGCCCCCAGGTTTTCATACCCTGAGCGAACTAGCAGCCTCCCCTGGCTACGGTTTTTCTATTCTGGAACAAGGTGGCACGCGCCGCGCCGAGTGGACCAAGCGCGACGTTACCGGTCCACAAACGCTGTATTACAAAGTCCAGTTAATACCAGACCCAGACGTGCGCAGCTTACCCGCCAAAGTAAAACCGGTGGCGCGCACCGTGTTTTGGGAAGAACCCGAAGCCACCGCTGTTCGGGAAATACTGGAGCAGGCCAGGCAACGTTCCAGTAACCCACAAAGCATGACCCGTGAGCTGATCCGGCTGATGCAACCAGACACCGGCACCCAGAACACCACCCTTCTGATTGCCGGCGAAAACTATCTCGACCTACTGGTCGACATGCTGAACTTCTCTGGCATACCCGCTCGCGCCGCCGATGGCCTGAAGCTGGAAGATGCTCGCCGGCGCCAACCGCTGCTGGCGTTCCTGCAAATTCACACCGGCGAAAAATGGCTAACCTTTGACCCCCGCACCGCTGAACAGGGCGTGCCCGAAGATCTGTTGTTGTGGCGCCAGGGATCCGCGTCGCTGTTGGACGTAGTAGGCGGCGCCAACTCCGAAATCAGCTTCTCTATGCTGCGCCAGACCATTCCCGCCATCCAGCTGGCAGCCATGCAATCTAAAGAGACCGGCCTCGGCTTTCTGAGTTTTTACGAACTGCCGATTGAAGAACAGGGCATGTTCCGCATGCTGCTGCTTTTGCCTTTGGGGGCACTGGTGGTGGCCTTCATGCGCATGTTGATCGGTATTCGCACGTCCGGCACCTTCATGCCAGTACTGATTGCGGTAGCGTTTGTGCAGACCACTTTGATACCCGGGCTGGTGGCATTTTTGTCGGTGGTCGCCATTGGCCTGTTGATGCGCAGCTACCTTTCCAGCCTGAACCTGCTGCTGGTTTCGCGGATCTCGGCGTTGATCATCCTGGTGATATTCATTACCGCCGGTTTGAGCGTTGTAGGTTATCAGATGGGCTTTAATACCGGCATGACGGTGACTTTCTTCCCCATGGTTATTATCGCCTGGACTATTGAGCGAATGTCGATTTTGTGGGAAGAAGAAGGCGCGCGGGAAGTCATGAGACAAGGCTCAGGCAGTCTGTTTGTCGCCATTTGCGCCTACCTGTTGATGAGCGCACCTTTAGCCGGACACCTGACCTTCAACTTCCCCGAATTGCACCTGGTTATTCTGGGCCTGATTCTGCTAATGGGTAATTACACCGGCTACAAACTCAGCGAACTGCGCCGTTTCACACCGATGAAGGTGTACGACTAA
- a CDS encoding ATP-dependent zinc protease, with product MGFKGFMGSKPGGNVHLALPLLVILTSLAGCSADQYFMVPKSNLETVNTSVQNQRATLVTIENNAKVRFEQAINDQTASTETILQAISAQVKAPECPPVPKQRACPAATAAKAVASQLKGKLIVGGVEKFFLTAAETVYNARIDSGAETSSIDARNIVRFERDGSNWVRFDVPVPGNKEPGDKEPGSEELLTLEKEVSRRVRILQSNVEDPERRVVVELQFVIGNHTQVAEFTLTDRSHLTHQVLIGRNVLRDVMLIDVGKEFATELPDTMVNGGTL from the coding sequence ATGGGTTTCAAGGGTTTCATGGGGTCAAAGCCTGGTGGCAACGTCCACTTGGCGCTGCCATTGTTGGTGATACTAACTAGCCTGGCCGGCTGTTCGGCAGATCAGTACTTTATGGTACCCAAATCCAATCTGGAAACCGTGAACACCTCGGTGCAAAACCAGCGGGCTACGCTGGTCACCATAGAGAACAACGCCAAGGTACGCTTCGAGCAAGCAATCAACGATCAAACCGCATCGACCGAAACCATTCTGCAAGCCATAAGCGCCCAAGTTAAAGCACCAGAATGCCCCCCCGTGCCGAAACAGCGGGCTTGCCCCGCGGCTACCGCAGCCAAGGCCGTGGCCAGTCAGCTCAAAGGCAAACTCATTGTGGGCGGAGTTGAAAAGTTCTTCCTGACCGCAGCGGAAACCGTTTACAACGCCCGTATCGATAGCGGCGCCGAAACTTCTTCTATTGACGCGCGAAATATTGTGCGATTCGAGCGCGACGGCAGCAACTGGGTACGCTTTGATGTGCCGGTTCCTGGAAATAAAGAGCCTGGTGACAAAGAGCCCGGCAGCGAAGAGCTGCTAACACTGGAAAAAGAAGTCTCGCGACGGGTGAGAATTCTTCAATCAAACGTCGAGGACCCTGAACGCCGGGTGGTGGTGGAATTGCAATTTGTTATAGGTAACCACACACAAGTGGCCGAATTCACCCTGACCGACCGTTCGCACCTTACCCATCAAGTGCTGATTGGCCGCAACGTACTGCGCGATGTGATGTTGATTGATGTCGGCAAAGAGTTTGCAACCGAACTGCCCGACACCATGGTCAACGGCGGTACATTATGA
- a CDS encoding DNA recombination protein RmuC yields the protein MAAISILVLILAGLLLRAGQNNRHLLADYNDLKLALREQQIMLAHERQSAAEKLALLEHNRDALKQEFENLANRIFDQKSERFSQQNQSSMDTLLKPFRDQLSDFRQRVETVHTTETRDRQALRSEIKSLQELNRQITEEASNLTRALKGDKKIQGNWGELILERVLERSGLRKGIEYETQGSYRDSDNQLLRPDVVVHLPDSRNLVVDSKVSLVAYQQWVISDEGSARDAALKQHMDAVRNHICSLSDKDYSQLNGLRSPDFVLLFMPIEPAFVAAFQHDDSLFSEAFERKIIVVTPTTLLATLRTIENIWRYERQSQNARLIAERASAVYDKLRVFVEAMERLGGQLHTAQGSYDSAMNTLTRGRGNLISQANRFVELGVRVKKELPKAVTEQAEVDPETDSDLDSGFDSEPTLGRNKSVSDTPGLTELDAGESIKENSYGSNTV from the coding sequence ATGGCGGCGATTTCTATTCTGGTACTGATATTAGCCGGATTGCTGCTGCGTGCCGGGCAAAATAACCGCCACCTGCTCGCCGACTACAACGATTTGAAACTGGCATTAAGAGAGCAGCAGATAATGCTGGCCCATGAGCGCCAGTCGGCGGCGGAGAAACTGGCGCTTCTGGAGCATAACCGCGATGCGTTAAAACAGGAATTCGAGAATCTGGCGAACCGTATATTTGATCAGAAAAGCGAGCGCTTCAGTCAGCAGAACCAGAGCAGTATGGATACGCTGCTAAAACCGTTTCGTGATCAACTCAGCGATTTCCGACAGCGCGTGGAAACGGTACACACCACCGAAACCCGCGACCGCCAGGCGCTGCGCAGCGAAATAAAATCGTTGCAGGAGCTTAACCGCCAGATTACCGAAGAAGCCTCCAATCTGACGCGAGCTTTAAAAGGCGATAAAAAAATACAGGGTAACTGGGGCGAGTTGATTCTGGAGCGGGTGCTGGAAAGGTCTGGGTTGCGTAAAGGTATTGAATACGAAACCCAGGGCAGCTACCGCGACAGCGATAATCAGCTGCTGCGGCCAGACGTAGTGGTGCATCTTCCGGATAGCCGCAACCTGGTGGTAGATTCCAAGGTGTCGCTGGTGGCTTACCAGCAGTGGGTTATCAGCGACGAAGGCAGCGCCCGTGATGCGGCGCTGAAGCAGCATATGGACGCCGTGCGCAATCACATTTGCAGTCTGAGCGATAAAGATTACAGCCAGCTCAACGGTTTGCGTTCACCGGATTTTGTGCTGTTGTTTATGCCCATTGAACCGGCTTTTGTGGCGGCTTTTCAGCATGACGACAGCCTGTTTTCAGAAGCCTTCGAGCGTAAGATTATTGTGGTGACGCCCACCACCTTGTTGGCCACTCTGCGCACCATCGAAAACATCTGGCGTTACGAGCGCCAGAGCCAGAACGCTCGACTGATTGCGGAACGAGCGAGCGCTGTTTACGATAAATTGCGGGTATTTGTAGAGGCTATGGAGCGGCTTGGCGGCCAGTTGCACACCGCTCAGGGCAGCTACGACAGTGCGATGAATACTCTGACCCGCGGCCGCGGCAACCTGATTTCACAAGCCAACCGCTTTGTAGAATTGGGCGTGCGGGTGAAAAAAGAACTGCCCAAGGCCGTCACCGAACAGGCCGAGGTTGACCCTGAAACCGACTCCGACCTTGATTCCGGTTTTGACTCAGAGCCCACCCTTGGCCGTAACAAGAGCGTCTCTGATACCCCAGGGCTCACTGAGCTGGACGCCGGCGAATCCATTAAGGAAAACAGTTATGGCAGCAACACCGTGTGA
- a CDS encoding RNA-guided endonuclease InsQ/TnpB family protein, whose product MDNEKSTHIRTQQILIRRNHEAFRGASVCTQIVRRIKNATSYVMQHHPDGKDQMLSHRDADKWLKRNNPELYTKLPSAIAQRSTQIVGQEWKAFFAALAAFKKTPSAFKARPQKPRYARKAATVHIGRNGFKFVDGTLYFANGVLPPIKTQFRFSQKWNASVGDTVALEVRIVPRGNCFIIEIIYNESKIVEAGNFCRLLDQSRKAGIDLGINNLIALATDQPGVRPVLINGKALKSINAWYNKRVAKLRSQGKYAHIRAVTNKRNHRIKDLLHRASSKVASYCLENNIGTLVIGYNKHWKQEVNIGRVNNQKFVGIPHSILISQIQYKCHEMGITTVIQEESYTSKASALNNDFMPVYGNNPENVVPLFSGKRIRRGLYQSKHGIINADINGALNILRKATGEALGLACKGCVSNPIMMDLVPHKSVVIRRENTAHQNAA is encoded by the coding sequence ATGGACAACGAGAAATCAACCCACATTCGCACCCAGCAAATCCTCATTCGGAGGAATCACGAGGCGTTTCGCGGGGCCAGCGTTTGCACTCAGATTGTTCGCCGAATTAAAAACGCCACCTCCTATGTAATGCAGCACCATCCTGACGGCAAAGATCAGATGCTGTCGCATCGCGACGCTGATAAATGGCTCAAGAGAAACAACCCGGAACTGTACACCAAGCTTCCGTCGGCCATTGCCCAGCGGAGCACGCAGATTGTCGGTCAGGAATGGAAGGCGTTTTTTGCCGCCTTAGCGGCTTTCAAGAAAACACCTTCAGCCTTCAAAGCTCGGCCTCAAAAACCACGTTACGCCCGCAAAGCGGCCACCGTACACATCGGTCGAAACGGCTTCAAGTTTGTCGACGGCACGTTGTATTTTGCCAACGGTGTATTGCCACCGATCAAAACGCAGTTTCGGTTTTCACAAAAATGGAACGCGTCTGTCGGCGACACCGTTGCGCTTGAAGTCAGAATTGTACCCAGGGGCAACTGCTTCATTATCGAAATCATCTACAACGAATCAAAAATTGTGGAGGCGGGCAACTTTTGCCGTCTTCTCGACCAATCCCGCAAGGCCGGGATCGATCTAGGCATCAACAACCTTATCGCACTCGCAACCGATCAGCCGGGCGTTCGCCCTGTTCTGATCAACGGTAAAGCGCTGAAATCGATCAATGCCTGGTACAACAAGCGTGTGGCCAAACTTCGCTCCCAAGGCAAATACGCCCACATTCGCGCCGTAACCAATAAACGCAATCACCGGATAAAAGACTTGCTGCACAGAGCGTCCAGCAAGGTTGCCTCTTATTGCCTGGAAAACAATATCGGCACACTGGTCATCGGTTATAACAAACACTGGAAGCAAGAGGTCAATATTGGCCGTGTGAATAATCAGAAATTTGTCGGTATTCCGCACTCAATTTTGATTTCTCAAATCCAATATAAGTGCCATGAGATGGGCATCACCACCGTTATTCAGGAAGAGTCGTACACCTCCAAAGCCTCCGCCTTGAATAATGATTTCATGCCGGTTTACGGCAACAATCCTGAAAACGTCGTACCACTGTTCAGCGGAAAGCGAATCCGCCGAGGGTTGTATCAAAGCAAACACGGGATCATAAACGCCGACATCAACGGCGCTCTTAATATCCTCAGAAAAGCAACGGGTGAGGCCTTAGGGCTAGCCTGTAAGGGGTGTGTATCCAACCCCATAATGATGGATCTGGTGCCACACAAATCCGTCGTTATTAGAAGGGAAAATACTGCGCATCAGAACGCCGCGTAG